From the Candidatus Methylacidiphilales bacterium genome, the window CACTTCGCGGTCGCACAGGGTTTCCAACACACCCCCCACGGCCACGCCGCGCACCGCTTCGATTTCCGCCCGCGAAATGGGCTGGCGGTAGGCGATGACCGCCAGGGTCTCAAGCGCGGGCTGGCTGAGTTTGGGTGGCTTGGATTCGTGTGCGAAAAGATGACCCAACCAGGGACCGTAGTCCGGTCGGGTGGCCAGTCGGAATCCACCCGCGACTTCCTCCAGCTGGATGGCCCGGGGGGCCAGCGAGGAATCCAGCACCGCCAGGGCCGAACGGATGTCCGATTCCACGGCCGAGGCAAATGGCGAGGGCTCCCCTTCCCTCCCATTCTTGCGGACGAGTTCGAGGAGGTCGCCCACCGGGACCGGCTTGTCGGCAACAAAAAGGATGGCTTCGAGGAGTGTGGGCAGTTCCATGGGAAAGACGGGATGCGTTCAAGCGCGCAGGATGTCGATGTCTCCAAAGACATCCGACTGGACGCACTTGAGTTGTTTTAGCCGGATCAGCTCCAGCAAGGCAAGAAAGGTCACGGCAATTTCGGTGCGTGAGGTCATGTCATGGAAGAGTTCGAAGAAACGAAGCCGCGCCTGCTTCTCGATCAGGGCCAGGATGGACTGGATCTTGTCGCTGACGGTGTATTTGTCCTCGTAGATTTCCTTGAAGCCGTCGCGCTCACGCGCCCGCTGGAGCACGGTCTGGAAGGCCTTGACCAGGTCAATGACCCCGACCCGCCCGAGCCCCGGCTTGGCCGCGGGTTCCTGGCTGACGGCAAGGACCGGTTTGGCTTCGCGGTGGAAGATGAGCTCCCGGAGCCGCTCCCGTTCGCCCAAGTTACCCGCCGCATCCTTGAATTTCTTGTATTCGACCAATTGCTTGATCAGCTCCCAGCGCGGGTCTTCCTCCTCGGCATCCTCCTCGGGCGGTTGCTGGTCTTCG encodes:
- the scpB gene encoding SMC-Scp complex subunit ScpB; the encoded protein is MELPTLLEAILFVADKPVPVGDLLELVRKNGREGEPSPFASAVESDIRSALAVLDSSLAPRAIQLEEVAGGFRLATRPDYGPWLGHLFAHESKPPKLSQPALETLAVIAYRQPISRAEIEAVRGVAVGGVLETLCDREVVRVAGRADVPGRPLLYETTPYFLEHFGLRDINDLPNVEELKRVKLPDPPEPTSEVQQDLIHEPSEIAPADRQD
- a CDS encoding segregation/condensation protein A yields the protein MSEITDLPTDPWRVSLPSFEGPLDLLLYLIKKTEVDIYDIEIASITDQYLSYLDHMVKQDLEVAGEFLVVAANLIYIKSRTLLPEDQQPPEEDAEEEDPRWELIKQLVEYKKFKDAAGNLGERERLRELIFHREAKPVLAVSQEPAAKPGLGRVGVIDLVKAFQTVLQRARERDGFKEIYEDKYTVSDKIQSILALIEKQARLRFFELFHDMTSRTEIAVTFLALLELIRLKQLKCVQSDVFGDIDILRA